The window agcaaaaaagtAGGCAAGACAAGAATCTTGAGGTaggcttttcttttcttttctttctattttgtttagtttgttttctcTACAATGAGgttactgtttttttctttcttctcaatctccGTTGTTTTTTCTGGAAGAGAAACAGAAGTAGTTAGAAAAAATTCATGGTAGAGAGGATTACTCGAACAAGCTATGTTTAGCATATTgttgttaaaagaaaataaaagacgtgttttttccttttactaCAACATGAATTTATCTAATCTAAATATAGAAACTCTCCTCAAACCATATTGTTACaaacatttgaatttttttgatttgatcGAGCTAATACTAGGATAAATTTTGAAACTCTTTTCTTAGAATGGTCAAGGATGTAAACAAAGAAAGTCCCCGAAAGATCTGGATGAGTCAATGATCAAATTTAAACAATGGAGGAAAATAGCTTTTTTGACCTCTATATCCATTGCATAGATCAATGGTTGAAATTATTTTGCTATACTCCATTAAAGCACCTCGAGTCTTCCAAAACTGTTATCTGGTCGGGTTGGGCAAAATCCTACTAGAGAAGAGCATAAAGAACATATCTGATCAACCCGACCCATTATAACCTCTTTGTTGGCCGCGTAATGTTCGCACGCGGCCATCAGACAAAGgacatacataaaaaatttacaagattGAAAGCCCTTAGCTTTGATAAACTCTTCTTAAAAGaggtaacaaaaccaaaaagaagaaccCTTAATCTTCATTTACAAGCCACCTCTTCGTAACACATTAGCTTCCGATCATTCTGCTTTATATACACAacgagtgaaaaccaaaaaagaaatggtgagaagaagagaaggccTTACATTGCCAATCTTACGATCAACGTCTCCAGAggtcaaaacaacaacaacaacaacaacaacaccggTGGCCtcacagaaaccaaaacaaCGGTTATCAAAGCAGCTCTCTATGTGTGAAACACCAAGAGACGTTGCTTGGGAAAGAAGAAGACGTCAGATGATAATGATTCAAGAAAAGAAGCTGCTTCATAAAGGCATTTCAGATAATCTTAGTGTACAAATGAAACTAACGGATGAGGATTTAAACGAGCTAAAGGGGTCGATTGAGCTAGGTTTCGGTTTCAATGAAGAAGCAGGACAAAAGCTATGCAATACATTACCAGCTCTTGATCTTTACTTTGCAGTGAATCGTCAGGTCTCACCTCTCCCTTCACCTAGCAGCAGCCGTAGCAGCAGCGTATCTGCATCAACCTTTTCGAACAGTATACCGTGTAGTCCCAAAAAAACTGATTCAGATTCATTAAAGATCTTATGCCCAGGTaattaaagattaaaagaatTAATGTCACTCTTACAATGCTTAAAAGCATGagttttaatttgatgttttgtcgggttttttatttcttggtaGGGGATGATCCTCAACAAATGAAGCAGAGATTGAGACACTGGGCACAAGCAGTAGCATGCTCTGTTATGCAGTCTTATTGATGAGTGTATATGTGATTGTAAgcttcaatattttcttttgagaGATAGGAAACATAAATCCTTTATAATTAGGATCctcaaaatagaaaattttgaaagaaaaacaaaaaaaaaagaaaaagaagattatggCTTTGTATATACTCTGTAAAGGGAACACAAGATGAGAACGAAAAAAACCTCTTGTTCATAAGctgtatacaaaaaaaaaacgattacaCTATGATCTTGTTTTATTTGTCAAAGATTACAATATGATCTTGTTTTATTTGTCAAAGATTACAATATGATCTTGAATTGGATAAATAAAATGTAACTTTTTTAGATAGTCGATTTGTCTAacaatttctcttttgtttttttgttttgttgatcttAACTCTAAAGACCTAGATGAGCAAATTTGCGTCTATGATGTAAGAATTGAGAAGTCGGGTGTAtgtttaaagtaaataaattatagGGTGTGTTTCGTAATAGTTAAATATCTGAGGGTGTaaatttcaaaactataaaatgattaaaaaaaagcaCCTCCTCTCTCGAATCTTCTTAAAACCTAGAAGCCTCTCTGACTCCGAGCTTTCTTCAGATTTCTGATAATCAGACACAAACTCCGGTATCGACGAACCAAACTAACTGGAGAGATATCCAAAAACCTACTTCCAAGTTTCATTAACTTATCCGAGACACACAAGTTAGGGCTTAGTATCTGCTATGGCTCCTGATGCTTCTACTGCTCTTGCAGGTTTGCTCTCTTCCTGCTATACTATATGTTTCGAATGAACGATGTATCGATCTCTCTGTCTTTCAATGCGTTTCAATTCTAGATTCCTTGATGGGTTCTCTTAGTTTTCTTTAGTTGAATTGATCTGATGGacaagtttgtttttttcttccgtTTTGTATTAGTTTCAATCAAAGTAGATAAGAATTGAAGTTGAACACTTGCTGGGAGAGTCTAAGTTTTCTAGCTAGTTTGAATCTctaatttgtttcttctttgaatTCTTACTCCAGCGAGGGAGAAAGTTCAGCAATTCCTGAATGCAGCTTGTACAGGGAACCTTGAATTCCTCAAGAGtgagttccttttttttttttttttctcaatatttgtttttgtctacTAATATCACTTCTCCAAGCAGAGGTTGCTAAGGAGCTTGATGAAGGAAAAGACTTGACAAAAACTGTGGAGAGTATTAAAGACGCAAACAAACGTGGGGCGCTTCACTTTGCTGCAAGAGAAGGGCAAACTGATATATGTAGCTATCTTTTAGAAGAGCTGAAACTCAATGCTGATGCCAAAGATGAAGctggtttgtgtgtttctttgtatttttacaCTTTGCTTTTTATTCCCAAACTCATTAATTTGAAACTTGATCTGTGAGATTGTTATGGTTTTTGCAGGGGATACTGCGCTTGTTCATGCTGCAAGACAAGGACAGATTGGAACGGCAAAGTATCTTTTAGAGCACAGAGCTGACCCTAATATAGCAAGTGAACTAGGAGCCACAGCATTGCATCATGCGGCTGGGACTGGTTGGTTATCAGTTTCTCTGTTACTaatttgatttcaaatttttcCAGTCATGCAGTGTTCTGTTTTACTTATTATGTCTTCTCTATACATTTATTAGGAGAAATCGAGTTGCTAAAGGAATTGCTCTCCAGAGGTGTTCCTGTTGATTCTGAAAGTGAATCTGGCACGCCATTAATCTGGGCTGCTGGCCACGACCAAAAAGATGCTGTGGAAGTCCTGTTACAACACAATGCCAatgtaaacttttttcttaTCTCTATATAATGATCCATCTGGAACCGTACTTTCcaataaaccttaaaaaaattttcTTCGTTTGGTGATTCTGCAGCCTAATGCTGAGACTGAAGATGATATCACTCCGTTGTTATCTGCAGTGGCTGCTGGTTCTCTAGCATGCTTAGAGTTGTTGGTCAAGGTATGAATGACATCTTCTTAATCTCTTGTATTGCGTTGGTTCAGTTTCCAAGCATCTTAAATCCGAGCTAACACAATAATGTTCTTTTCGTTTCTACAGGCAGGTGCCAAAGCTAACGTTTTTGCTGGTGGTGCAACTCCATTGCACATTGCGGCTGATATTGGAAACCTTGAGCTAATCAACTGTTTACTTAAAGCTGGGGCTGATCCAAATCAGAAAGACGAGGTAAAACCAACTTGGAAATCAGTTCATTAGCAAATTGC is drawn from Camelina sativa cultivar DH55 chromosome 1, Cs, whole genome shotgun sequence and contains these coding sequences:
- the LOC104703569 gene encoding uncharacterized protein LOC104703569, producing the protein MVRRREGLTLPILRSTSPEVKTTTTTTTTPVASQKPKQRLSKQLSMCETPRDVAWERRRRQMIMIQEKKLLHKGISDNLSVQMKLTDEDLNELKGSIELGFGFNEEAGQKLCNTLPALDLYFAVNRQVSPLPSPSSSRSSSVSASTFSNSIPCSPKKTDSDSLKILCPGDDPQQMKQRLRHWAQAVACSVMQSY
- the LOC104703659 gene encoding ankyrin-3 produces the protein MAPDASTALAAREKVQQFLNAACTGNLEFLKKVAKELDEGKDLTKTVESIKDANKRGALHFAAREGQTDICSYLLEELKLNADAKDEAGDTALVHAARQGQIGTAKYLLEHRADPNIASELGATALHHAAGTGEIELLKELLSRGVPVDSESESGTPLIWAAGHDQKDAVEVLLQHNANPNAETEDDITPLLSAVAAGSLACLELLVKAGAKANVFAGGATPLHIAADIGNLELINCLLKAGADPNQKDEEGNKPIEVAAARDNRKVVEILFPLTTKLESVSDWTVDGILAHMKANKEQEENANKAKSGETGIKRDLPEVSPEAKAKAAEAKARGQDAFHRKDFQMAIDAYTQAIDFDPTDHTLYSNRSLCWLRLGQAEHALSDAKACRELKPDWPKACFREGAALRLLERFEEAANAFYEGVLLSPESKELVDAFREAVDAGRKFHGKDEVKAKS